The following DNA comes from Alnus glutinosa chromosome 6, dhAlnGlut1.1, whole genome shotgun sequence.
aaagctactagagacgcagctctaGCTaaaaagagtcactgatgagaagctgactcgtatgctgcctattcagaagagcccaactgacaagaccggtctcaggtatgtagctccctcttctgatgctccctctacttcaaagactgtatttgtgaaacctgcagtcccagagcctccttcCACTACTGAAGACAAAGGAAAGGACAAGCTCAATGATAATGTTCCAGgaactcagaagcctcattccatcagaagagctcccatatgccatcactgcggtctaagtgggcatgttcgtcctcagtgctcccttctgaAAGCttagaaagccaaggccaagaaagaagtgtccAGACAAGCTTATCATGACACTATGCCTGCGGCCCAGTTttagactccatggtatcaagctccttatcatcaagcaccaagatatcaagctccttggtctcatgcaccacgataccaggcatctcagcatcaacGCCCACAGCAGCGATTTgtccagccaatcacagtggcaactccaaaAACATATCCAAGCAGTTTAGGAGGCCTCATaaggtgaaagaagagcaataccacagtgagccacctatctggatgcagagcatgatggagtggatgataaagtcttgccagcaaccacccacaagaaggcaggcttgggtcgagaaggacagtcaccccataaAGGGGAAcaaacgcacctagcaggttcaggtgttcatgcctaggatttggttcctaatcctacggcctacggtgttgtgagttttaaagagtactcacaagcgcacaaatcgtttgcaatatagtgtgtgcaagtgcgaggtcgaatccacagggaattgtgttgcaaaaattaatctctattcaaactaatcctattttaacctagttccaaatttagtgatttttaacgaaagaaaacatagacaaaataaatgaaaataaaggggtctagggttttggaatccacactcatcaaatcatagcaacctatCCTCATGttcatcacacatatttgaagttttcacatgcaaaacttaggtatgctctactttgcttcaaaagttgtttaaatcattcgatgaatccatacttgcacaaatcacaaaagatatctagttttgactaaatcatcaaatgtatccatggaatgaaacacaacgaatatccaacattttgataaatgaaaacccaagccatcaatttaatgaaactatatcaaatcatcacttgtatccggaaatcacaagagatatccaacaataatctcaataatcgaagtagaacaatgagaaatcaaaactcataaactcaaatagcataaacaagcatggaaactcagtttctcttcaatggtgaggtttcatcctcaaccctagacgaaatattagctacacctaactaaagaaagcaaaaataaacaacaagaatgcattaaaatcaaagaaaacttacaaagaattgaagttctaggttAAAATCAACACAAAAGCCCTAAACTATAGTGAGAATGGCGCCTAGGGCACTGCCAAGCGGCCTCCTCTCtaaaaatgagagaagaatggtatttatagagttagctagggtttctgaaattccagctccgcataaatttgatcgatcgacttcgggcaattttcgatcgatcgacttcctagcaattctgaatttccagctttttatgtattttcacttgaaaattaccatttttctcttaatgtcctgcaaaaacgcaaaaacaccaaaactaaccaaaacatcagaaaataacaaagctaaaggtttaactaatgtaaattaaaggatccaaatatacactttttggcactcatcatacggcatcaggtttgattgcatatcttacttgctatattttgtatgcaatctaggaaccagttgtgtttttaCCCCcactatttctcttgagagaacgttgcaggtacttgttggggaagacagaaaaagcaggtcgagcgactgtttttctgtattggcatcatcgagcgtacacaggtttgatcttgccttgcatatgatgtcatttccatattgcattttttttattaaaaaaaaattggggagaatttgcaggatttttttttttttttttttttttttttctcttggcttatcaaatattgcatgtattttcacctgatatctcaattctttgtgcattaatccactctgcttagatataattgagagttatgactatatctgccaagtgttttcctgtttatgcaaaagtaggatagcttctttcctcatgcgatgaaaatgtgcactatccaagactcccctaaaggtacatctttccttctttgattttttttttttttttttgtttctagaaatttggaaaagagaagaggtccttgataagatagccaaattgaccacatgctagttgaacctaaaacctaaaaactctggcatttcctctagttGCAGCACCAtgagaatcaagcagtaaatcatataaaTTCTGCGCTTTAAATTGTATAATCACTGCTTAGGTGATGtatttgcaatataccttgccctttacgtgcaagtaaaaatttaccttgtccttcatggtacaaataaaataattaagtactgcatctcaaggggagtgtatcagatgagggtggctaggccctagtaagctataaggtttgacttttggctaatctgtcatagattttctctcttttctaggAAATCTAGTTACCatttgtcatgtcattgaaagtcataccttgtgggttaagtcttcgcacacacacgcattgtatgagttgagttgtctatttgaattttctatgatcaggaaaatatttgtgttgattgaaatctcaactctcttctATATCtcaatttagttttgagatgctctctgattgtgttatcagtggattatacatgcgtgttctgaaactgacctaaaaaaaattattttctgcaaatttttcttcatttttctgtttttcaatgtgaagcgtccagacggtctctCTTGACGTCCGGAATGGGGCAGCTTAGTCGTTCGAACGGTTCaactttcgtccggacgcgcgcggccACCATCGGCCGAACGGTTAGattaatcgtccggacgtgcgcgaCCTGTCTGCTCATTTctgaggcagcgcgcgtccagacgacattaatacaccgtccagacggggaccccacagaggctatatatacccctgGTCGCTAGACATCATctctaccccacaaaatctatctttttggcattttgtgagtaaagttttggaaacttttgGATTTATCTTGCTACtccttgtctttttgtgcattctcTCACATTCGAAGTATTCTTTTTAACCTTATTctcttcaatttatttttaaatttctagaatgttggtttctttaggaatgtttttgagtttatgagatgcatatatctgtcatattgggattatttgtgatgataTTTTTAGGGACTAAATTGTGATAATTTCtgtctttatttttgaaaaagtccTTTGTACTGCCGTTattttgccaaatttttgtGTGAcgtaacaagaatatttttggattatttttggaaaatcttgttggtttctttttgcagaatcatgtctgccggcagtccacagTGCAGGGTCAACCAGAGGACTGAGGAAGATAGGTCCGTGTTTCACACCAAGATCATGGACCGCGCAGTCATTGCCGAGCGGAATGTGGTCCACTCCGACATTATGGTAGCACCcctggatagtatccatgatATTATTTAGACGTATCTTCACTCCTGCGCCTGTGTTGTCTACACCAGGCTTGTCAGGCTTTTCTacgccaaccttgaggtggtgcagaacgatgacCACGGgatggtgcttcagtccaccaTTGCAGGTCACaccatcactgttgatccccagatcatcactCACTTCATCAACGTTCCTGTTCTCAAGACCGCTGGCATCCCGTACAATGAGGTAGTACTCCCACCATCTCTGGATGATCTTAGGGAGTTTTTTCATGCTGTTCCACAAGGTGCGGAGCGCGCCACTACCATCAGAATCGGTGCTTTATCCCccacccaccgcatgctggACAAGATGattcagcacaacctatggctagtcatcaggcgcagtgacctgatctTGAAGCGGGCTCAGTTTGTCTATGCCATCagcctccgcttgcctttctgcctatacaagcatattttgggtgttattcTGGAGGCCCTCAATGAGAGCAATGCCGGTCTTCCTTTTGGCTGTCTATTCACACAAATCATACTCCAGACCAGCATCAGTATTGCTGaagagccgaagatgaagattcagaatCCTATCGGCAAGCAGACCTTGATATGGTCCAATGCCCAGCAGCGGagagatgattctgatgatgatgtCCCTGCTGCCATTCCtgtcggctttccagatatggcttcctCCTCTCAGACCGTCCCACCTTCTGAGCCGGAAGTCAATTATTCTCAGATAATGGAGGCcctagctgccattcagggagggatgagtgCCATGCAactctccatgtcatccatgcagcaagagatacactccatcaacctgTGTGTAGAGCAGAACTAGCTGGACCTCTAGGAGTGtctcaagtaccatcatcctGACAACAGtgacgatgatgatgatgatgtgcctaagactgcacctatggcaaaggatgcttgagttttcctttgttttgttgtctttttgttgtttgagacatttggtttATATTCTACAATGTTTTGTTAAACTCTTTGACTAATATTACTATGTTTATCCTGGTCCTTCTAaaaccgttagggggagtaatttttagtACAGTTGgcttttattactctattttaccctttgtccttttgtgacaaaaaaggggagtaatttttatttttggaccgggaatgtatttccaaatcggtcaagtgatttttgtcccagaatagacaaagggggagtttgttagtttgtaattggcctcattctgttggacaaaatcacttgtatgtaaagatgctgtttaacagggattccgctattcatgAGTGCTTTAGAAGATTCTacactgtttgcaagtcagagatttcggttccctgtcagccatccggaagacgtgccatcccatccggatgctcatctgtcCAATGTTCCATCCGTCTTGACGACAtatcataccgtccggacgtccgaCAGActaagcatcattcgtccgaacgacgtggaattccgtccggacccttcacagTATCGAaaagcttctattccagcttacatccgtccggacgactcagcagcccaTCCGAACGCCCTTCAGTATTCAaacaagcttcagattctttccaaaatcatatatgggaagatagccGCAACCGTCCCGTCCGAatgcgcttctccttaaggcaagaatcgcaattcaaatacaaccgtccgggcgtcggtcagcatggtccggacgcacgttcaacagatatggaaattgcgtattcaacttcaacagtccggacgcacgcttaacagttatggaaattgcatgttgaagattaaccgtccggatggccatcCTTATGGTCCGGAAGCGCGAAGCCGTAATAAGGAAATttcttgcagcgaacgtgcgaccttccggacgacagtgcctcaccgtcctgacgcggctctcaaacaggaaagatttaatggtcacacagttgtccatccggacagcccatgtccaccgtctggacggcaccCGTAGATTTAacaacagtcgcccatttgaacctcagcctataaatagaggcccctgggcattgagaactgcaagaattcggtattgaattccactagagcttagagagttatattgtgaggatattgagctgatttgttctctctcaagccattacaagtgtgttgttgctctgctataattgaagtctatcttagagttcagccctaaggtaaatgattccattgaagacccctttcaggtaggaaacctggttgggaagcgttcgtgttgggtaacacgttagagagcaaggtacgaccactgcatcaggggtatgtgagtgttactgctttgtatctagctttgtcttttaaatagtagatatcctgagtttggctgccccgaagtggtttttctcttaattgagtttccacttcgtcaacaaaatatctgctcttttatttccgcattgtgatattttgttgcacactattgcacacacttgttatttattttagaattcaatttcatttttcagtcggtgtttgctatatcagcaaTGTGGGTTttcaaaacaaaggtttataaattggtagctgttatagtgtacgtgAGACTAAAAGAagaagttggttctttgcgaaaactcagttagtttaatatcactgaggtctcggtattatgtactgaggcgatgaactcatcatttcacctatacagatgtggcaaacccccacaaccgtataaaTGATGTCCCTTTGATTGCAGGTACACCTAACTTAGAGGAGGACCTCGTAGCTGCGTATTTAAGATATTACGATTGAAGCACACCGCGACAGTCGTATtgagttggactatggagttcactcttttggggtattttgtatatggctagtgacgtaggtgtcacatattcttttgtgtagccattcttttgtattagtgGATAATTGTAAGCCTTAAACAGTTAGACAgatatatggctcttttgtatggaccacatgttatttttagatgtgctttccgttATGAGTTTTAGTATTATGattattccgctgttagatatTACTCTAAATATCAGGTACCTGATATGGAGCATGtatgtatgttggctgagctACACACAGTCGTGCCACTATGATGacccttttatgttttataaacattttataaaaaaaaaaaaaaaatgattcgtCACAAATTGCGTTTCATGcctacaacaaggacatgcttttCGTCCATGTGTACTCCAGCCTGACAAATTACCATTTGCCGGAGAGtcatttatcgtccacatcaaggccgaatgcattgtgaaatattttttcaatgttaCATCAAAAGTTTGTACCCCTACTTCCCATAGTTCCTTCAACTCACTTACAAGGGGCGCTAGGTACACATCTATATTTTGTTCAAGTGTACTCGGACCAAggataatcaagcttaacataaaatacggttgtttcatgcacatccaggGAGGCAAATTGTAGGGTACTAACATTACTGGCCAAGTACTGTGACTAGAGGACATATTCCCAATAGGATTGAAGTCATCTGATGCTAAACCTAGCCTCACATTTCGTGGGTTTGATACGAAGTCTGGGTAACGTGAATCGAATGCCTTCCATGCTTCTCCATCGGCCGGATGGCTCAACACACCGTCTTTTGTTCGGCCTTGAGCGTGCCACTTAATATGTGGCAAtgtatgatgtgacataaacaaCCTCTGCAGCCTTGGTATCAGAGGAAACCAACGCAACACTTTgaccggttttttttttcttcgaatttTTTGTTAACCCATCTTCATTAGTTACGTCATCCTTCCACCTAGATTCATTGCACAATGTACATttgtccaacttttcatttttcctccaaaacaacatacaaccATTGCGACAAGTCGATATCTTCTCGTACTCAAGGTCCAAATCCCTCAAGTACTTTTTCACCTCGTATATGTCTTTAGGCAAACTTGTATCCAGATGAATCAGCTCGTTGATGAATTCAAGCAACATGGAGAATGATGCATTGCTCCAACTGCCCAAACACTTAATACTATATAGACGCACAATAGCTCCCAAttgctatgttttgtatttccATGGAGTGGTGTATCGGCATCCTTTAGCAATTCTTCTAACTTATATGCCACCCTGTTAGAGTCTTCAATTTCAGCATCCACAGATTCGGCTTCGGCTTCAACTCCCACATGAGACCCACCGGCTTCTACACAAACATCGTGCATCGCAAAAATGTCATTAAGCATGTCTTGCATCCCACTTGACCCCTCATGTAGTGGAATGCTATCCACTTGAACCGTCCTGGGAGCTTCAGATATTGTATCGTTATCATTGGGAGGGACAAGTGATTCCCATGCATTATCCACTCAGTGTAACCTTCAATAATCCGAGCACCTGACGTTAAATGAGCAAATACAACTTCACTGGACCATGACTTGCCCAACAAACACTTCTTACATGGGCACACAATGACCCATTTTCTCTTCGAATGTTCAcgtgcaaatttcacaaacgcCATAACCCCGCGAATATACTCTCACGAACTTCTTGGCAACTTCATCCAACTCTTATCTATCTTTCTAACTACATCACAAAATAGTCCAAATATTTCAAGATAAGATACCTCAAGAGTATTTATTAACTCCTAAGAGCACAAAATTTCTGGATAGTCGATATAAGTATATTTGGACCATAAATCCCAtccaaaaattgtaaatttgttAATCCTATCATtaatcaattcaattttttagtAGGGAAAATGATTACATAGAGGTCTATTGAGAAATATCATTAATCAATTCAACCAAATAAAATGTGTTATATTTcaaccaaataatcaaatatatatatatatatatatatatatagtttcaacCAAATAAAATGTGTTATATTTCAACCAAATAATCAGATTGCCAAGAGACTTCcacaaattttaataaagtgtaCAAAAGTATGAACCAATCAAGGAAGACAGcatcaaattgaataattgCAATCAGAAAAAATAATACTCATATcattcaaagaaagaaaaagaaaaataatcaaCAGCTTTTAACTTAAATAACAATATAAAGTAATTCAACAAAGATAATCAAGCATTAGTAGATAAATCAACATGCATAAGGAAAATTAACCTCTTAGTGGAATTTGAATCGATACTTTCAAAACTAATCCTTAACCATTTTAAGCAGTCAAAGGTTAAGAgaacaataaatttaaagacAACCATTATTAACACAATGGAATTTGAGGCTTTTGGGTTTAGGGGGTCTTGTTGGGGGGTGTTTGGGGTTGGTTTGGGTGCTTTTTAGGGGGCTTTTATTATATTACGGGTATTACTAATGGGGGTTTCTTTTAATCATAATCATTATttacaaataaaacaatcatGTTCATATCAATATtcattatatattatttaatttgaataaatgcatataataaaaaaaaatcaaaaaaaattgttttatctacattttgtaataaaatttagacaatattattatttttatgcaaaaaataaaaacgttgatgaaaaaaaaaacgtagGATGCATGCTTATGCTAGGTTAATATCAGAGCTTATCTTAAATTTATCGCTTTGGATAATATACTTATTCAAATCCCCTAAAAAGTTTTAGCATGATTTAAGCCCAACACCGAATTCCACAATTTCTTACCAGAAACAAACCTCCAGAAATATTTCTCAAACCAAAACTAACAGGAATTATCCAAATTCAACCCCACCCAAATATAACctccaaaaacaattttaaaaacactacaaatttataatatttcCCACATTAACTCACTCAAACGACAAAAACTGATAGAACAATCACACCCATCAAAGCAAATAAATAGAAAACCAATTCAAAAGCACTCACGTT
Coding sequences within:
- the LOC133870547 gene encoding uncharacterized protein LOC133870547, which codes for MVLQSTIAGHTITVDPQIITHFINVPVLKTAGIPYNEVVLPPSLDDLREFFHAVPQGAERATTIRIGALSPTHRMLDKMIQHNLWLVIRRSDLILKRAQFVYAISLRLPFCLYKHILGVILEALNESNAGLPFGCLFTQIILQTSISIAEEPKMKIQNPIGKQTLIWSNAQQRRDDSDDDVPAAIPVGFPDMASSSQTVPPSEPEVNYSQIMEALAAIQGGMSAMQLSMSSMQQEIHSINLCVEQN